From a region of the Acidobacteriota bacterium genome:
- a CDS encoding DUF3060 domain-containing protein → MGFRWSGFLFLLLVLCGGTSLTAGEIVIDGDEEVRTLHCDGDTVRVSGNENRITLLGRVAKLVVSGHENEVRVEAVGAITVSGFDHRVVWERGIGKDTPVVSNLGQGCTVEQGPVREKGGGTADG, encoded by the coding sequence ATGGGATTCAGATGGTCCGGGTTCCTTTTCCTTCTGCTGGTCCTGTGCGGAGGTACGTCCCTGACCGCCGGGGAGATCGTCATCGACGGCGACGAGGAGGTCCGGACCCTGCACTGCGACGGTGACACGGTGAGGGTCAGCGGCAACGAAAACCGGATCACCCTCCTGGGACGGGTGGCGAAACTGGTGGTTTCCGGCCACGAGAACGAGGTCCGGGTGGAAGCGGTCGGGGCCATCACCGTGTCCGGCTTCGACCATCGGGTGGTCTGGGAGAGGGGTATCGGCAAGGACACCCCCGTTGTTTCCAACCTGGGCCAGGGGTGCACGGTGGAGCAGGGGCCCGTCCGGGAGAAGGGCGGCGGCACTGCCGACGGATGA